A part of Vespertiliibacter pulmonis genomic DNA contains:
- the aroA gene encoding 3-phosphoshikimate 1-carboxyvinyltransferase codes for MEKLILNPITQVDGEVHLPGSKSLSNRALLLAALAAGTTKVKNLLDSDDIRYMLNALKELGVNYQLSEDKTVCEIEGVGGAFNIQNGLALFVGNAGTAMRPLTAALCLKGKSEAEVILTGEPRMKERPILHLVDALRQIGANIRYLENDGYPPIAIRNTGLMGGNVKIDGSISSQFLTALLMAAPLAEGDMEIEIIGDLVSKPYIDITLAMMSDFGVTVENRQYQRFIVKGDQYYRSPNHYLVEGDASSASYFLAAGAIKGKVKVTGIGKNSIQGDCLFANVLEKMGAKITWGEDFIQAEQAELQGIDMDMNHIPDAAMTIATTALFAKGETVIRNIYNWRVKETDRLHAMATELRKIGAEVEEGQDFIRIQPLALDKFNFAEIETYNDHRMAMCFALIALSETAVTILDPKCTTKTFPTFFAQFEQISQRIIG; via the coding sequence ATGGAAAAACTTATTTTAAATCCGATTACTCAAGTTGACGGTGAAGTTCATTTACCGGGTTCAAAGAGCTTATCTAATCGAGCTTTATTATTAGCGGCGTTAGCAGCGGGTACAACTAAAGTAAAAAATTTATTAGATAGCGATGATATTCGTTATATGTTGAATGCATTGAAAGAGCTTGGAGTAAATTATCAACTTTCAGAAGATAAAACTGTTTGTGAAATAGAAGGAGTTGGTGGTGCTTTTAATATTCAAAATGGATTAGCGTTATTTGTTGGGAATGCAGGTACAGCAATGCGACCTTTAACAGCGGCTCTTTGTTTAAAAGGAAAAAGCGAAGCTGAGGTGATTTTAACAGGCGAACCACGAATGAAAGAACGCCCGATTTTGCATCTTGTTGATGCTTTACGTCAGATTGGTGCAAATATTCGTTATTTAGAAAATGACGGCTATCCGCCTATTGCGATTCGTAATACGGGATTAATGGGAGGGAACGTTAAAATTGATGGGTCCATTTCTTCGCAATTTTTAACAGCGTTGTTGATGGCTGCACCGCTTGCAGAAGGTGATATGGAGATTGAGATTATTGGTGATCTAGTTTCTAAGCCTTATATTGATATTACCTTAGCAATGATGAGTGATTTTGGTGTTACTGTTGAAAATAGACAATATCAACGTTTTATTGTTAAAGGAGATCAATATTATCGTTCGCCAAATCATTATTTAGTTGAGGGTGATGCTTCTTCCGCCTCTTATTTTTTGGCTGCTGGAGCAATTAAGGGGAAGGTAAAAGTTACGGGGATTGGAAAAAATTCAATTCAAGGGGATTGTTTATTTGCCAATGTACTGGAAAAAATGGGGGCCAAAATTACTTGGGGTGAGGATTTTATCCAAGCAGAACAAGCTGAGTTACAAGGTATTGATATGGATATGAATCATATTCCTGATGCTGCAATGACTATTGCGACAACGGCTTTATTTGCAAAAGGAGAAACGGTAATCCGTAATATCTATAATTGGCGAGTGAAAGAAACAGATCGATTACACGCAATGGCAACGGAATTACGCAAAATTGGAGCAGAGGTGGAAGAAGGGCAAGATTTTATTCGAATCCAACCGCTTGCATTAGATAAATTCAACTTTGCAGAAATTGAAACCTACAATGATCACCGCATGGCAATGTGTTTTGCGTTAATAGCGTTGTCTGAAACGGCGGTTACGATTTTAGATCCAAAATGTACGACTAAAACATTCCCAACATTTTTTGCTCAATTTGAACAGATTAGTCAGCGGATAATTGGGTAA
- a CDS encoding universal stress protein, which produces MYKHILVAVDLSEEGVTLLRKGAKIAEKYGAKLSLIHVDVNFSDLYTGLIDINMSEIQDSVAGETQKALEELAKKVDYPVSEHLNGSGDFSQVLEDAIENYQIDLLVTGHHQDFWSKFISSTRQVMNNISVDMLIVPLSNN; this is translated from the coding sequence ATGTATAAACATATTTTAGTTGCAGTAGATCTTTCTGAAGAAGGTGTTACTTTACTTCGTAAAGGTGCAAAAATTGCAGAAAAATATGGGGCAAAATTATCATTAATTCATGTTGATGTGAATTTTTCAGATCTGTATACGGGATTGATTGATATTAATATGTCTGAAATTCAAGATTCAGTTGCAGGCGAAACACAAAAAGCTCTAGAAGAATTGGCTAAAAAAGTTGATTATCCTGTCTCAGAGCATTTAAATGGTAGCGGTGATTTTAGTCAAGTACTAGAGGATGCGATTGAAAATTATCAGATTGATTTATTGGTTACTGGGCATCATCAAGATTTTTGGAGCAAATTTATTTCATCTACCCGCCAAGTTATGAATAATATTTCAGTTGATATGTTAATTGTGCCATTAAGCAATAATTAA
- the alaS gene encoding alanine--tRNA ligase: MKTTSEIRQSFLDFFQTKNHTIVPSSSLIPENDPTLLFTNAGMNQFKDVFLGIDKRSYSRATSSQRCVRAGGKHNDLENVGYTARHHTFFEMLGNFSFGDYFKKEAISFAWEYLTSPQWLGLPKEKLWVTVYETDNEAYDIWHNEVGVPADRIIRIGDNKGAPYASDNFWQMGDTGPCGPCTEIFYDHGDHIWGGPPGSAEEDGDRYIEIWNVVFMQFNRQADGTMEKLPKPSVDTGMGLERISAVLQHVNSNYEIDIFQTLIKAIAELLSVKDLDNKSLRVIADHIRSCAYLIADGVVPSNEGRGYVLRRIIRRAVRHGNILGAKSAFFYKLVPTLAQVMAEAGKIITEKQAHIEKTLKAEEDQFARTLERGLALLESELVNVQNNQLSGEIAFKLYDTYGFPLDLTADVCRERNINIDEVGFEREMQAQRARAQANSNFGADYNSVIKVEGSTEFKGYEHTEFDATVIALFSNGQSVQSIQSGENAVVVLDRTPFYGESGGQVGDSGQITTDFCNFIVNDTQKYGQVFGHIGQLVSGNLSVGDHISAQIDTQRRNAITLNHSATHLLHSALREVLGDHVAQKGSLVSENLLRFDFSQPEAITKNQLEDIERIINRKIRENIIVTTNIMDIESAKQQGAMALFGEKYGDQVRVVGMDNFSIELCGGTHVKQTGEIGLFKCIAESAVAAGVRRIEAVTGENAIALLHQQQQVLNQSAELLKADSTSLVEKIQQLQEKNKKTEKELGQLKEKLASEMSNELVKQVQKIKGVNVLVQHLDNVEAKALRTMADDLKNQLGSAVIAFATQSNDKVNLIVSVTDDLTKQLKANELVGVMANAVGGKGGGRADMAMAGGSQPECIPEALNLAMNWIQEKL; the protein is encoded by the coding sequence ATGAAAACAACTTCTGAAATTAGACAATCATTTTTGGATTTCTTCCAAACTAAAAACCATACTATTGTACCAAGTAGCTCACTTATACCTGAAAATGACCCTACTTTGTTATTTACTAATGCGGGTATGAACCAATTTAAAGATGTTTTTTTGGGAATAGATAAACGTAGTTATAGCAGAGCAACCAGTTCTCAACGTTGTGTTCGTGCTGGCGGTAAACATAATGATTTAGAAAACGTAGGTTATACAGCACGCCATCACACTTTTTTTGAAATGCTTGGGAATTTTAGTTTTGGTGATTATTTCAAAAAAGAAGCGATTTCATTTGCTTGGGAATATTTAACTTCACCACAATGGCTCGGGTTACCGAAAGAAAAATTGTGGGTAACCGTTTATGAAACAGATAATGAAGCTTACGATATTTGGCATAATGAGGTAGGCGTTCCTGCAGATCGTATTATTCGTATTGGCGATAATAAAGGCGCACCGTATGCTTCTGATAATTTTTGGCAAATGGGTGATACTGGGCCTTGTGGACCTTGTACTGAAATTTTCTATGATCATGGTGATCATATTTGGGGTGGCCCCCCTGGTTCTGCGGAAGAAGATGGGGATCGCTATATCGAAATTTGGAACGTGGTATTTATGCAATTTAATCGTCAAGCAGATGGTACGATGGAAAAATTGCCTAAACCATCGGTTGATACAGGTATGGGATTAGAGCGTATTAGTGCCGTATTGCAACACGTTAATTCAAATTATGAAATTGATATTTTCCAAACACTAATTAAAGCGATCGCTGAATTATTATCAGTAAAAGATTTAGATAATAAATCTTTGCGAGTGATTGCTGATCATATTCGTTCTTGTGCCTATTTAATTGCCGATGGCGTTGTACCATCTAATGAAGGGCGAGGTTATGTGTTACGCCGAATTATTCGCCGAGCTGTACGGCACGGGAATATTTTGGGGGCAAAATCTGCATTCTTCTATAAACTTGTTCCAACGCTCGCTCAAGTAATGGCAGAAGCAGGAAAAATTATTACTGAAAAACAAGCTCATATTGAAAAGACATTAAAAGCTGAAGAAGATCAATTCGCTCGTACATTGGAACGTGGTTTAGCCTTGTTAGAAAGTGAATTAGTTAATGTTCAAAATAATCAACTTTCAGGTGAAATTGCTTTTAAACTTTATGATACTTACGGCTTTCCATTAGATTTAACTGCTGATGTTTGCCGTGAACGCAATATTAATATTGATGAAGTTGGCTTTGAACGTGAAATGCAGGCTCAGCGAGCAAGAGCTCAAGCAAATAGTAATTTTGGTGCTGATTATAATAGTGTAATTAAAGTAGAAGGCTCAACAGAATTTAAAGGCTATGAGCACACAGAATTTGATGCAACTGTTATTGCATTATTTAGTAATGGGCAGTCTGTTCAGTCTATTCAATCAGGCGAAAATGCCGTAGTTGTTTTAGATAGAACTCCATTTTATGGTGAATCTGGTGGACAGGTTGGTGATAGCGGTCAGATTACAACGGATTTTTGTAATTTTATCGTGAATGATACTCAAAAATATGGACAAGTTTTTGGACATATTGGGCAATTAGTTTCTGGTAATTTATCTGTTGGTGATCATATTTCTGCACAAATAGATACGCAACGACGTAACGCTATAACATTAAATCATAGTGCAACGCATTTATTACATTCTGCTTTGCGTGAAGTGCTAGGTGATCATGTTGCACAGAAAGGCTCATTAGTCTCTGAGAATTTATTACGTTTTGATTTTTCACAACCTGAAGCTATTACTAAAAATCAATTAGAAGATATTGAGCGGATTATTAATCGAAAAATCCGTGAAAATATTATAGTTACAACCAATATTATGGATATTGAATCTGCAAAACAGCAAGGCGCAATGGCGTTATTTGGTGAAAAATATGGTGATCAAGTCCGTGTTGTAGGCATGGATAATTTTTCGATTGAGCTTTGTGGCGGTACTCATGTTAAACAAACAGGCGAGATTGGGTTATTTAAATGTATTGCTGAAAGTGCAGTAGCTGCAGGAGTGCGTCGTATTGAAGCGGTTACGGGTGAAAATGCAATTGCACTGTTACATCAACAGCAGCAAGTTTTAAATCAAAGTGCTGAATTATTGAAAGCGGATAGCACTAGCCTAGTAGAAAAAATTCAACAATTACAAGAGAAAAATAAAAAAACGGAGAAAGAGCTGGGACAACTTAAAGAAAAATTAGCCAGTGAGATGAGTAATGAATTAGTCAAACAAGTGCAAAAAATTAAGGGTGTTAATGTACTTGTTCAACATTTAGATAATGTAGAAGCTAAAGCATTAAGAACAATGGCTGATGATCTGAAAAATCAATTGGGTTCTGCTGTTATTGCATTTGCAACACAATCTAATGATAAGGTGAATTTAATTGTAAGTGTCACAGATGATTTAACCAAACAATTAAAGGCAAATGAATTAGTTGGAGTAATGGCAAATGCGGTTGGTGGTAAAGGTGGCGGCCGTGCAGATATGGCAATGGCTGGGGGTTCACAGCCAGAATGTATTCCAGAAGCATTAAATCTCGCAATGAATTGGATTCAAGAAAAA